From the Ascaphus truei isolate aAscTru1 chromosome 15, aAscTru1.hap1, whole genome shotgun sequence genome, one window contains:
- the LOC142466838 gene encoding uncharacterized protein LOC142466838, whose product MKWGTLWKSNAPALVQSQAPITHPCQHCKVAFSSQDYLLKHLKFKHPAEYMEKMRTEQSCNILINRTENASFNPSMQLINNVTASHPKRYILAAAKGKDLGESGKSLTWLSDQILQKRTHTGERPHVCGECGKGFSRLANLNIHKRIHTGERPHVCGECGKGFSWLSHLNTHERTHTGERPHVCRECGKGFSVLSSLNMHMRSHTGERPHVCGECGKGFRQLSHLNTHERTHTGERPHVCGECGKGFSRLAILNIHKRSHTGERPHVCGECGKGFRQLSHLNIHMKSHTGETSHVCGECGKGFSQLADLNTHERTHTGERLHVCGECGKGFSRLAILNLHKRSHTGERPHVCGECGKGFSVLSSLIRHQMTHTGERPHVCGECGKGFRQLSHLNIHMRSHTGERLHVCGECGKGFSRLANLNIHMRSHTGERPHVCGECGKGFSVLSSLIRHQMTHTGERPHVCGECGKGFRQLSHLNIHMRSHTGERSYVCGEYGKGFSQLADLNIHKRTHTGERPHVCGECGKGFIDFSSLNKHERTHTGERPHVCGECGKGFRQLSHLNIHMRSHTGERPHVCGECGKGFRQLSHLNTHKRTHTGERPHVCGECGKGFSLLSSLIRHQMTHTGERPHVCGECGKGFRQLSHLNIHMRSHTGERLHECGECGKGFSRLANLNIHKRSHTGERPHVCGECRKGFSVLSSLIRHQMTHTGERPRICGECGKGFHQLFRLNIHMRSHTGERSYVCG is encoded by the exons ATGAAGTGGGGTacgctgtggaaaagtaacgcgccagcacTAG TACAAAGCCAAGCACCAATAACCCACCCATGCCAgcactgcaaggttgcttttagcagtcaggattacctcctcaaacatctgaagttcaaacacccagctgagtatatggaaaagatgaggacagaacaatcttgcaatattctaataaataggacagaaaatgcatctttcaacccgtcaatgcaattaataaacaatgtaactgcatCTCATcccaaaagatatatattagcagctgccaaaggaaaagatcttggagaaagtgggaagagtctTACTTGGTTATCAGATCAGATCCTAcagaagaggacacacacaggggagagaccacatgtatgtggggaatgtgggaagggatttagtcggttagccaatttgaacatacacaagaggatacacacaggggagagaccgcatgtatgtggggaatgtgggaagggatttagttggttatcccacctgaacacacacgagaggacacacacaggggagagaccgcatgtatgtagggaatgtgggaagggatttagcgtgttatccagcctgaacatgcacatgaggtcacacacaggggagagaccgcatgtatgtggggaatgtggtaaGGGATTTAGGCAGTTATCTCACCTGAACACAcacgagaggacacacacaggggagagaccgcatgtatgtggggaatgtgggaagggatttagtaggTTAGCCatcctgaacatacacaagaggtcacacacaggggagagaccgcatgtatgtggggaatgtgggaagggatttaggcagttatcccacctgaacatacacatgaagtcacacacaggagagacatcgcatgtatgtggggaatgtgggaagggatttagtcagttagcCGACCTGAACACAcacgagaggacacacacaggggagagactgcatgtatgtggggaatgtgggaagggatttagtcggttagcCATCCTGAACTTACACAAGaggtcacacacaggagagagaccgcatgtatgtggggaatgtgggaagggatttagtgtgttatccagcctgatcagacaccagatgacacacacaggggagagacctcatgtatgtggggaatgtggaaagggatttaggcagttatcccacctgaacatacacatgaggtcacacacaggggagagactgcatgtatgtggggaatgtgggaagggatttagtcggttagccaacctgaacatacacatgaggtcacacacaggggagagaccgcatgtatgtggggaatgtgggaagggatttagtgtgttatccagcctgatcagacaccagatgacacacacaggggagagaccgcatgtatgtggggaatgtggaaagggatttaggcagttatcccacctgaacatacacatgaggtcacacacaggagagagatcgtatgtatgtggggaatatgggaagggatttagtcagttagccgacctgaacatacacaagaggacacacacaggggagagaccgcatgtatgtggggaatgtgggaagggatttattgACTTTTCCAGCCTGAACAAAcacgagaggacacacacaggggagagaccgcatgtatgtggggaatgtggtaaGGGATTTAggcagttatcccacctgaacatacacatgaggtcacacacaggggagagaccgcatgtatgtggggaatgtggtaaGGGATTTAggcagttatcccacctgaacacacacaagaggacacacacaggggagagaccgcatgtatgtggggaatgtgggaagggatttagtctgttatccagcctgatcagacaccagatgacacacacaggggagagaccgcatgtatgtggggaatgtggtaaGGGATTTAGGCAGTTATCCCATCTGAACATACACAtgaggtcacacacaggggagagactgcatgaatgtggggaatgtgggaagggatttagtcggttagccaacctgaacatacacaagaggtcacacacaggggagagaccgcatgtatgtggggaatgtaggaaaggatttagtgtgttatccagcctgatcagacaccagatgacacacacaggggagagaccgcgtatatgtggggaatgtgggaagggatttcacCAGTTATTCAGACTGAACATACACATGaggtcacacacaggagagagatcgTATGTATGTGGGTAA